The genomic region TACTTTCAGGCTACTCCCCGCTCTCATAGGGAAAATCACCATGTATTTTTATTCCATACAAAAACGCTTAAAACACACATCCGCCGTCTTATGCTTTCTTATTCTTGTAGCGGCAGCCGTATCTTGCACCAACGCGGAAAGACCGAAAAGAGAACCTATGACGATTCTCATCGAATCGAAAAGCACGAAAACGACGATTCCCATTGAAGTGGAACCCGCGGTAACCGCTCAAGAACAGGAACGCGGCTTTATGGATCGGAAGGAGATACCGGACGGTACCGGTATGATTTTTGTCTTTAAACGAGATCAAAAATTACGCTTTTGGATGAAAGACACTCCCCATCCGCTTTCCATTGCCTTTATCGATTCGACAGGCCGTATCCGAGAAATCTATGATATGCAGCCTTTCAGCTTGGACATTATCGCCAGCACCTATTCAGTGCGCTATGCCCTTGAAGTGGCGCAAGGGTATTTCGAGCGGGCAGGGATTAATGCCGGGGATAAGCTTAGTACGGAAAGCCTCGAACGCCTGAAAGCAGCGGCGGAGTAATGGCAGCTTGTCATCCAGACTGAAATACTCTTCAAATCGATACACAGCGCATATAATCCGCCAGAGTTTTTCATTTATATCATTGCTTAGGCAAACTCCCTCCCATAGCGATTTATAACGGATGCCATATTGCTTAAAGAAACTTGTTCCATTACTCCGCCCATTTCATAAGCAACGCGAGGCATACCATATACAATAGCAGACGCTTCATCTTGCCCGATAGTACGGGATCCTTCCTGATATAACCGCGTAAGGCTTGCAGCACCATCCTTGCCCATGCCCGTCATGATAATTCCAAGTGCGCGATTTTGGAACTGTTC from Treponema vincentii harbors:
- a CDS encoding DUF192 domain-containing protein, encoding MYFYSIQKRLKHTSAVLCFLILVAAAVSCTNAERPKREPMTILIESKSTKTTIPIEVEPAVTAQEQERGFMDRKEIPDGTGMIFVFKRDQKLRFWMKDTPHPLSIAFIDSTGRIREIYDMQPFSLDIIASTYSVRYALEVAQGYFERAGINAGDKLSTESLERLKAAAE